A genomic window from Triticum urartu cultivar G1812 chromosome 7, Tu2.1, whole genome shotgun sequence includes:
- the LOC125520429 gene encoding 60S acidic ribosomal protein P0, with translation MAIKRTKAEKKIAYDQKLCQLLEEYTKVLIAVADNVGSKQLQEIRKGLRGDSIVLMGKNTLIRRCIKVHSEKTGNKDFLELSNLLVGNVGLIFTKGDLKEVREEVAKYKVGAPARVGLVAPVDVVVPPGNTGLDPSQTSFFQVLNIPTKINKGTVEITIPVELIKKGDKVGSSESALLAKLGIRPFSYGLVICNVYDSGSVFSPEVLDLTEEDLMDKFASGVSMVASLSLAISYPTMAAAPHMFLNAYKNVLAVALETDYSYDHADKIKEYLKDPSKFAVAAPAAAASGGAAAAAPKEEEKKDEPEEESDGEMGFSLFDD, from the exons AGAAGAAGATCGCGTACGACCAGAAGCTCTGCCAGCTGCTCGAGGAGTACACCAAGGTGCTCATCGCTGTCGCCGACAATGTCGGCTCCAAGCAGCTCCAGGAGATCCGCAAGGGTCTCCGCGGTGACTCCATCGTGCTCATGGGCAAGAACACCCTCATCCGCCGCTGCATCAAGGTGCACTCGGAGAAGACCGGCAACAAGGACTTCCTTGAGCTCAGCAACCTCCTCGTC GGTAACGTTGGCCTCATCTTCACCAAGGGTGACCTCAAGGAGGTTCGCGAGGAGGTCGCCAAGTACAAG GTTGGTGCTCCTGCTCGTGTTGGGCTAGTTGCACCTGTTGATGTGGTGGTTCCCCCTGGCAACACTGGTCTGGATCCCTCCCAGACGTCCTTCTTCCAG GTGCTTAACATTCCCACCAAGATTAACAAGGGTACTGTGGAAATTACTATCCCAGTGGAGCTAATCAAGAAAGGTGACAAGGTGGGCTCCTCTGAGTCTGCCCTGCTTGCCAAGCTTGGTATCCGCCCCTTCTCATATGGACTGGTCATCTGCAATGTCTATGACAGTGGGTCAGTCTTCAGCCCTGAGGTTCTTGACCTCACCGAGGAAGACCTGATGGACAAGTTTGCATCTGGTGTGTCCATGGTTGCCTCACTGTCCCTGGCGATCTCATACCCCACCATGGCTGCTGCGCCTCACATGTTCCTCAACGCATACAAGAATGTTCTTGCGGTTGCTTTGGAGACAGACTACTCATATGACCATGCTGATAAGATCAAGGAGTACCTCAAG GACCCCAGCAAGTTTGCCGTTGCTGcccctgctgctgctgcctctggtggtgctgccgccgctgcccccaaggaggaggagaagaaggatgAGCCCGAGGAGGAATCAGATGGCGAGATGGGATTCAGCCTGTTCGACGACTAA